One segment of Streptosporangium brasiliense DNA contains the following:
- a CDS encoding TetR/AcrR family transcriptional regulator, with the protein MRADAARNLERVLSTGARMLADDPSATIAAIAAEAGVDRRTVYRRFASREDLMAAVYGARYDAVEEAVEAARLREAPVAIALHRYVEGIIAVNRRWPVETSRMLREVTILQRRRRLVDEVDAFLRRAVDEGLLRSDLPPGWAATVLPPLMEHAAENLPELSAAQAADVVVDTLLRGVGTPQAH; encoded by the coding sequence GTGAGAGCAGACGCGGCACGCAACCTGGAACGCGTCCTGAGCACGGGCGCCCGCATGCTCGCCGACGACCCCTCGGCGACCATCGCCGCCATCGCCGCCGAGGCAGGAGTGGACCGCCGCACGGTCTACCGCCGCTTCGCCTCCCGCGAAGACCTCATGGCCGCCGTCTACGGAGCCCGCTACGACGCGGTCGAGGAGGCCGTCGAGGCCGCCAGGCTGCGCGAGGCCCCGGTCGCGATCGCACTGCACCGTTACGTCGAGGGCATCATCGCCGTCAACCGCAGATGGCCCGTGGAGACGAGCCGCATGCTCCGCGAGGTGACGATCCTCCAGCGCCGCCGTCGCCTGGTCGACGAGGTCGACGCCTTCCTGCGGCGCGCCGTCGACGAGGGCCTGCTCCGCTCCGACCTGCCGCCCGGCTGGGCGGCCACGGTCCTGCCGCCGCTGATGGAACACGCCGCCGAGAACCTGCCCGAGCTGAGCGCCGCACAGGCCGCCGACGTCGTGGTCGACACGCTGCTGCGCGGCGTCGGCACCCCGCAGGCACACTGA
- a CDS encoding aldo/keto reductase has translation MPLDHYYLLGRSGLRVSRLALGTMNFGTGGFHAAYGKTEEEARPVFRRYLEAGGNFIDTADFYTAGESETILGNLVAEAKVRDRVVLTTKFTNSVDPGDPNAGGNGRKHMIRAVEASLRRLRTDYIDLFMLHTWDRITPVEEVMRTFDDLTRAGKIRYAGLSDVPSWYAARAQTLAEANSLVPVVSLQLPYSLVDRAIELEHVPMGQSLGLGITAWSPLGSGFLTGKYRNTDRGLVGQGRLNGGGSPGRSWTDREWQLLATLENVADKLDRTMAQVAVNWVATQPGVASAIIGASSTDQLDANLAALDFELPAELRAKLDEASSVPPRSVYRMFTPDYQSWLVSPGIKVGDKPTGYAPAVRNWVSGGSGTS, from the coding sequence ATGCCTCTGGACCACTACTATCTGCTCGGCCGTTCCGGGCTGCGCGTCAGTCGACTGGCGCTGGGCACGATGAATTTCGGCACCGGCGGTTTCCACGCCGCATACGGCAAGACCGAGGAGGAGGCCCGCCCCGTTTTCCGTCGCTACCTCGAAGCGGGCGGGAACTTCATCGACACCGCCGATTTCTACACCGCCGGTGAGAGCGAGACCATCCTCGGCAACCTCGTCGCGGAAGCCAAGGTGCGCGACAGGGTGGTGCTCACCACCAAGTTCACCAACAGCGTCGACCCCGGGGACCCGAACGCGGGGGGCAACGGACGCAAGCACATGATCAGAGCGGTCGAGGCGTCACTGCGCCGCCTGCGCACCGACTACATCGACCTGTTCATGCTGCACACCTGGGACCGGATCACTCCTGTCGAGGAGGTCATGCGCACCTTCGACGACCTCACCAGGGCTGGGAAGATCCGCTACGCGGGCCTGTCCGACGTGCCCAGTTGGTACGCGGCGCGGGCCCAGACCCTTGCCGAGGCGAACTCCCTCGTACCGGTGGTCAGCCTGCAACTGCCCTACTCCCTTGTCGACCGGGCGATCGAACTGGAACACGTCCCCATGGGGCAGAGCTTGGGACTCGGGATCACCGCGTGGAGTCCCCTCGGGAGCGGCTTCCTCACCGGGAAATATCGGAACACGGACCGGGGCCTGGTCGGGCAGGGCCGGCTCAACGGCGGAGGCTCGCCCGGACGCTCGTGGACGGACCGGGAATGGCAGCTTCTGGCGACACTCGAGAATGTCGCCGACAAGCTTGACAGGACGATGGCCCAGGTGGCCGTCAACTGGGTCGCCACCCAGCCCGGGGTCGCCTCGGCGATCATAGGGGCGAGCAGCACGGACCAGCTTGACGCCAACTTGGCGGCCCTCGATTTCGAGCTGCCGGCCGAGCTGCGCGCGAAGCTCGACGAGGCGAGTTCCGTGCCGCCCCGGTCGGTCTACCGGATGTTCACGCCGGACTATCAGAGCTGGCTGGTCAGTCCTGGCATCAAGGTCGGGGACAAGCCGACCGGGTACGCCCCGGCCGTGCGGAACTGGGTGTCGGGCGGCAGCGGTACTTCCTGA
- a CDS encoding alpha/beta hydrolase produces the protein MTETDQPRKLVLVHGAWHGPCCWDRLVPELESRGWSASTVDLPSTSGDPDAGMYDDARAVREHLETVEGPVTVLAHSYGGVPVTEVAETVPNVERLVYLAAHMLNAGEAVITPIGGPWFPPETKIVPCPEPAREAFYHDVPAELADTAVARLRPQSARAFTEEQTRASWRTIPSALIVCDDDRSLPELFVKRQLTMADVVRHLPGGHSPFLSRPVELAGLIDEVTRTLAARD, from the coding sequence ATGACTGAAACGGACCAGCCGAGGAAGCTGGTGCTCGTGCACGGTGCCTGGCACGGACCTTGTTGCTGGGATCGGCTCGTACCGGAGCTGGAGAGCCGCGGCTGGAGCGCGTCGACGGTGGATCTGCCGAGTACGTCGGGAGATCCGGATGCCGGGATGTACGACGACGCGCGGGCCGTACGGGAGCACCTCGAGACCGTCGAAGGCCCCGTCACCGTGCTGGCGCACTCCTACGGGGGTGTCCCGGTGACCGAGGTCGCCGAGACGGTGCCGAATGTCGAGCGGCTCGTCTACCTCGCGGCGCACATGCTGAACGCCGGCGAGGCGGTGATCACGCCCATCGGGGGACCGTGGTTCCCGCCGGAAACCAAGATCGTGCCGTGCCCGGAACCGGCGCGAGAGGCCTTCTACCACGATGTTCCCGCGGAGTTGGCCGACACAGCCGTGGCACGGCTCAGGCCACAGAGCGCTCGGGCCTTCACCGAGGAGCAGACACGGGCGTCGTGGCGGACCATCCCTTCGGCACTGATCGTCTGCGACGACGACAGAAGTCTGCCCGAGCTGTTCGTGAAGCGGCAGCTGACGATGGCCGACGTGGTCCGGCACCTGCCCGGCGGCCATTCCCCGTTCCTGTCCCGGCCCGTTGAGCTCGCCGGGCTCATCGACGAGGTGACGCGGACCCTCGCGGCGCGCGACTGA
- a CDS encoding ATP-binding protein — MPLFGREAELKALAELIDGPGDRSGVLLRGEAGVGKSALVAEAVSAPSVAGLRVLTTTGVESEQNLAYAGLHRLLYPVRAGVDALPAPQRDTLRSALGLADGAGPSAYLVGLATLTLLAEEAAVRSLLVVAEDVHWLDRASADVLAFVARRIESEPIAMIATLREGERSPLQDAGLFPMPVDRLSDEVAAELLDSIAPGLTSAVRTWLLEEAAGNPLALTELPAAMGDHAGPGPALSLSDHLGGGPVLPLTERLERAFTARVATLPAPVRTALLVAALNQSDSVSETLAATGLILGSAAELEVLAPAVEARLIELGIGMVRFRHPLMRSAIPAASTLAERRRAHLALAETLRGRPDRRAWHRAAAASGADEEVAAELDRAADRARHRGGVAAAIAALEQAARLSEGQARKALRLLRAAELAVESGSRDTAERMVGDARALDLSPRRRAAAAWLLSGFEDGVREDVSRVSELAELAASVAADGQVEPAVRILWGAAMRCFWSEPGPAARRSLLGVADRLPVPADDPRMVAVAAYVAPFERGGTVLDGLRKLAGVAGADPEVDRYLGSAALQVGAFDLAARFSAAAAPGLRAQGRLGLLPRALAVQAWSQVRLGDLATAVPVAAEAAKFAQETGQPFMYGLARAVQAEIAALRGDHESARTLADEAERVALPAGARPVLATVQLTRGLAALSEGRFDDAFAALSRILDPADPAYQLALRAYFLAELTEAAVRAGRTDTMRDILHDLEPPAASTPSPALHIGLRYARAVLAPTAEAEALFTAALRTDLTGWPAERGRLHLAFGEWLRRQRRAAESRTHLRTARETFDALGMAAWGERARRELRGAGESSPNRDPDAREKLTPHELNIAQLAAEGLTNREIGQRLYLSHRTVGTHLHRIFPKLGVSSRADLARTLKAHEER, encoded by the coding sequence ATGCCGCTTTTCGGACGGGAAGCCGAGCTGAAGGCCCTGGCCGAGCTCATCGACGGCCCCGGTGACCGCAGTGGCGTTCTCCTCCGGGGGGAGGCCGGCGTCGGGAAGTCCGCGCTCGTGGCGGAGGCCGTCTCCGCTCCGTCGGTCGCAGGACTGCGCGTGCTGACGACGACCGGCGTGGAGTCCGAGCAGAACCTCGCCTACGCCGGGTTGCATCGGCTGCTGTACCCGGTCCGGGCGGGCGTGGACGCGCTGCCGGCCCCGCAGCGTGACACCCTGCGGAGCGCGCTGGGCCTCGCCGACGGGGCCGGACCCAGCGCCTACCTCGTCGGCCTCGCCACGCTGACCCTGCTGGCCGAGGAGGCCGCCGTCCGGTCGTTGCTGGTCGTCGCCGAGGATGTGCACTGGCTCGACCGCGCCAGCGCCGATGTCCTCGCCTTCGTGGCGCGGCGGATCGAGTCCGAGCCCATCGCCATGATCGCGACCCTCCGGGAGGGGGAGCGCTCGCCCCTGCAGGACGCCGGGCTGTTCCCGATGCCCGTCGACCGGCTCTCCGACGAGGTCGCCGCCGAGCTCCTGGACTCGATCGCCCCCGGCCTCACCTCAGCGGTCCGGACGTGGCTGCTGGAGGAGGCCGCCGGGAACCCGCTGGCGCTGACCGAGCTGCCGGCGGCCATGGGAGACCACGCGGGGCCCGGTCCGGCGCTGTCGCTGAGTGATCACCTCGGCGGGGGTCCGGTGCTGCCGCTCACCGAGCGTCTTGAGCGTGCGTTCACCGCCCGGGTCGCCACGCTGCCGGCGCCGGTCCGCACCGCCCTGCTGGTCGCGGCGCTCAACCAGAGCGATTCGGTCTCCGAAACGCTCGCGGCCACGGGACTGATCCTGGGGTCGGCGGCCGAGCTGGAGGTCCTCGCACCGGCCGTCGAGGCCCGGTTGATCGAGCTCGGGATCGGCATGGTGAGGTTCCGTCATCCCCTGATGCGGTCGGCCATCCCGGCGGCTTCGACGCTCGCCGAGCGCCGGCGGGCCCACCTGGCGCTCGCCGAGACGCTACGCGGACGGCCGGACCGGCGGGCCTGGCACCGGGCCGCCGCGGCGTCCGGAGCGGACGAGGAAGTGGCGGCCGAGCTGGACCGCGCGGCCGACCGGGCCCGGCACCGGGGCGGGGTCGCCGCCGCGATCGCGGCGCTTGAGCAGGCGGCCCGGTTGAGCGAAGGGCAGGCCCGGAAGGCGCTCAGGTTGCTGAGAGCGGCCGAGCTCGCGGTCGAATCCGGCAGCCGCGACACGGCTGAGCGCATGGTGGGCGACGCGCGGGCCCTCGACCTCTCGCCGCGCCGGCGCGCCGCCGCCGCCTGGTTGCTCAGCGGCTTCGAGGACGGGGTGCGCGAGGACGTCTCCCGCGTGTCGGAGCTGGCCGAGCTGGCCGCGTCGGTGGCCGCCGACGGGCAGGTCGAGCCGGCTGTCCGGATCCTGTGGGGCGCCGCCATGCGCTGCTTCTGGTCCGAACCGGGCCCGGCCGCCCGCCGCTCGCTGCTGGGCGTGGCCGACCGGCTCCCCGTTCCTGCCGACGATCCGCGCATGGTCGCGGTCGCCGCGTACGTCGCGCCGTTCGAGCGGGGCGGCACCGTGCTCGACGGGCTGCGCAAACTGGCCGGCGTGGCCGGCGCCGACCCGGAGGTCGATCGCTACCTGGGCAGCGCGGCCCTGCAGGTCGGGGCGTTCGACCTGGCCGCCCGTTTCTCCGCGGCGGCCGCGCCCGGCCTGCGTGCCCAGGGCCGGCTCGGGTTACTGCCCCGGGCCCTGGCCGTTCAGGCGTGGAGCCAGGTCCGGCTCGGTGACCTGGCCACGGCCGTGCCGGTCGCGGCGGAGGCCGCCAAGTTCGCCCAGGAGACCGGTCAGCCGTTCATGTACGGGCTGGCCAGGGCCGTCCAGGCCGAGATCGCCGCGCTGCGGGGCGACCACGAGTCGGCCAGAACGCTCGCCGACGAGGCCGAACGGGTCGCACTCCCGGCCGGCGCCCGACCCGTCCTGGCCACCGTCCAGCTCACGCGCGGGCTCGCGGCCCTGAGCGAGGGGCGTTTCGACGACGCGTTCGCCGCCCTGAGCCGGATCCTCGATCCCGCCGACCCCGCCTACCAGCTGGCCCTGCGCGCTTACTTCCTCGCGGAGCTCACCGAGGCCGCCGTGCGTGCCGGGCGGACCGACACCATGCGGGACATCCTGCACGACCTGGAGCCGCCGGCCGCATCGACGCCTTCACCGGCGCTGCACATCGGGCTGCGCTACGCGCGCGCCGTGCTCGCCCCGACCGCGGAGGCGGAGGCGCTGTTCACGGCCGCGCTGCGGACGGACCTGACCGGGTGGCCCGCCGAACGCGGACGCCTCCATCTGGCGTTCGGCGAATGGTTGCGACGGCAGCGCCGGGCCGCGGAATCCCGGACGCATCTGCGCACGGCCAGGGAGACCTTCGACGCGCTCGGCATGGCCGCATGGGGCGAGCGCGCACGACGGGAGCTGCGCGGTGCGGGGGAGTCGAGCCCGAACCGGGACCCGGACGCGCGGGAGAAGCTCACCCCGCACGAGCTGAACATCGCGCAGCTGGCCGCCGAGGGGCTGACGAACCGGGAGATCGGGCAACGGCTGTACCTGTCTCACCGCACTGTCGGCACTCACCTGCACCGGATCTTCCCCAAGCTGGGGGTGAGCTCCCGGGCCGATCTCGCGCGGACGCTCAAGGCTCACGAGGAGAGGTAA
- a CDS encoding helix-turn-helix transcriptional regulator has protein sequence MESLASTMVGRDGVQGELSAFMTAAGGQALILRGETGVGKSALLDHVAGLAVPENHRVIRAAGVEAEAELPFAGLHQLLYSLLPHSAGLDGGRRDVFDVVFGLREGKAPSVMSLGIAVLDLLSLAASERPLLLLLDDGQWMDASSAEVCGFVGRRLTGSSVKMLIAVRSDVGSRFDTAALPELPVAALPEEAAGQLLDMRHPRLDTQTRRIVLEHAMGNPLALLELPVHLNGGHTGRTAEELLGFGNIPLSRRLQHVYGLRIERLAGPVREELLRGALDGVGAGPNGNRAPGARYRMREADGAVAAGLLDADPATGDLVFRHPLIRTTVVQLATPNQRRAAHAELARVHRDDVERRARHLAASIVDPDEEVAAALEAAADSATRRGGAVAAVAWLTRAAELSETPADRSRRVGDAAFIAGHAALLDQAQQLVRSDLPPGAGESPAAVVTSAYVALYEDGDVRSAHRHVAAAIESLRKDGAREPAEVLTRLVNLLLAISQYAGDAALWDRTGQLMDSLGDRVDTRSAIYRDAWSDVVRHGAGVHGRVERAFAGVSELEPWDVSRLAVAAYHVDTLSRYRPYLQRAVDREVETGAVATGMTMLHLIMLDQLAAGEWDDAERTGQRALELTTSHGYALFTHHTHAYLGLLAAMRGQVERAREVQALLDAWARPRGVGFLAQIADAIGTAAALSEGDHEAAYLYAIGITPPGSFARHAHQAARTLLDLVEAAVHTGRLEQARRHAQAAADAGLPGVSPRLALVTYGALAMTTADEKEAEDMYARAEAHPAAAGFPFELARIRLAHGVRLRHTQGPKAARPVLVRAAESFQRLGATGWAGRAQAELRASGTPARASLPYLTTLTWQERRIAELAASGLTNKEIGGRMHLSPRTVSSHLYRVFPKLGVTTRAALRDALGKVGDGGDA, from the coding sequence GTGGAGTCGCTCGCCTCGACGATGGTGGGCCGGGATGGCGTCCAAGGGGAGCTGTCGGCGTTCATGACGGCCGCCGGGGGGCAGGCCCTCATCCTCAGGGGCGAGACCGGGGTCGGCAAGAGCGCCCTGCTCGACCATGTGGCCGGCCTCGCGGTCCCGGAGAACCACCGGGTGATCCGCGCCGCCGGGGTCGAGGCGGAGGCGGAGCTGCCCTTCGCCGGCCTGCACCAGCTGCTGTACTCGCTGCTGCCCCACTCGGCCGGGCTCGACGGAGGCCGCCGCGACGTCTTCGACGTCGTCTTCGGGCTCCGCGAGGGCAAGGCGCCGTCGGTCATGTCCCTCGGCATCGCCGTCCTCGACCTGCTGTCTTTGGCGGCGTCGGAGAGACCGCTGCTGCTGTTGCTCGACGACGGTCAGTGGATGGACGCCTCCAGCGCCGAGGTGTGCGGGTTCGTGGGGCGCCGGCTCACCGGCAGCTCCGTGAAGATGCTCATCGCCGTACGGTCCGACGTCGGCTCGCGGTTCGACACGGCCGCGCTTCCCGAGCTCCCCGTGGCGGCCCTGCCGGAGGAGGCGGCCGGGCAACTGCTGGACATGCGCCATCCGCGGCTCGACACGCAGACCCGGCGCATCGTCCTGGAGCACGCCATGGGCAACCCCCTGGCGCTGCTGGAGCTGCCCGTCCACCTGAACGGCGGCCACACCGGCCGCACGGCCGAGGAACTCCTCGGATTCGGCAACATCCCGCTGTCGCGCCGTCTGCAGCACGTCTACGGCCTCCGCATCGAACGCCTGGCCGGTCCCGTACGCGAGGAACTGCTGCGCGGCGCCCTCGACGGCGTCGGGGCGGGACCGAACGGCAACCGCGCCCCCGGCGCCCGCTACCGCATGCGCGAGGCCGACGGAGCGGTCGCGGCCGGCCTCCTGGACGCCGACCCCGCCACCGGCGACCTCGTCTTCCGGCACCCGCTGATCCGCACCACCGTCGTTCAGCTGGCGACCCCCAACCAGCGCCGCGCGGCGCACGCCGAGCTCGCGCGGGTGCACCGCGACGACGTCGAGCGGCGCGCCCGCCACCTGGCGGCCTCGATCGTGGATCCCGACGAGGAGGTGGCAGCCGCACTGGAGGCCGCGGCCGACTCGGCGACCCGGCGCGGGGGCGCGGTCGCGGCCGTGGCCTGGCTGACCCGCGCGGCGGAGCTGAGCGAGACCCCCGCCGACCGCTCCAGGCGGGTCGGTGACGCCGCCTTCATCGCCGGACATGCGGCGCTCCTGGACCAGGCGCAGCAGCTCGTCCGCTCGGACCTGCCGCCGGGCGCGGGCGAGTCCCCCGCCGCGGTCGTCACCTCGGCCTACGTGGCCCTGTACGAAGACGGCGACGTACGCTCCGCGCATCGTCACGTCGCGGCGGCGATCGAGAGCCTGCGGAAAGACGGCGCGCGCGAGCCCGCCGAAGTCCTCACCCGCCTGGTGAACCTGCTGCTGGCCATCAGCCAGTACGCCGGCGACGCCGCGCTGTGGGATCGCACCGGGCAGCTCATGGACTCCCTGGGAGACCGGGTCGACACACGTTCGGCGATCTACCGCGACGCGTGGAGCGACGTCGTCCGTCACGGCGCGGGCGTGCACGGGCGTGTCGAGCGCGCGTTCGCCGGCGTCTCGGAGCTGGAACCGTGGGACGTCTCGCGCCTGGCCGTGGCCGCCTACCACGTCGACACGCTGAGCCGGTACCGCCCCTACCTGCAGCGCGCCGTCGACCGTGAGGTGGAGACCGGCGCCGTGGCCACCGGCATGACCATGCTGCATCTGATCATGCTCGACCAGCTGGCCGCCGGCGAGTGGGACGACGCCGAACGGACCGGACAGCGCGCGCTGGAGCTGACCACGTCCCACGGATACGCGCTGTTCACCCACCACACTCACGCCTACCTGGGGCTCCTGGCCGCCATGCGCGGCCAGGTCGAACGGGCCCGGGAGGTGCAGGCCCTCCTGGACGCCTGGGCCCGCCCGCGCGGCGTGGGATTCCTGGCCCAGATCGCCGACGCCATCGGCACGGCGGCGGCCCTGAGCGAGGGTGACCACGAAGCCGCCTACCTGTACGCCATCGGCATCACGCCGCCGGGATCGTTCGCACGCCACGCCCATCAGGCCGCACGCACGTTGCTCGACCTGGTCGAGGCCGCCGTGCACACCGGGCGCCTGGAGCAGGCCCGCCGGCACGCCCAGGCCGCCGCCGACGCCGGCCTGCCCGGCGTCTCCCCCCGGCTGGCCCTCGTCACCTACGGCGCCCTGGCCATGACGACCGCCGACGAGAAGGAGGCCGAAGACATGTACGCCCGGGCCGAGGCCCACCCGGCCGCGGCCGGCTTCCCGTTCGAGCTGGCGCGCATCCGCCTGGCGCACGGCGTCCGGCTCAGGCACACCCAGGGCCCCAAGGCCGCACGGCCCGTCCTGGTCCGCGCCGCCGAGTCCTTCCAACGGCTCGGCGCCACAGGCTGGGCCGGACGCGCCCAGGCCGAGCTGCGCGCCTCGGGGACGCCCGCCCGAGCCTCTCTGCCGTACCTGACCACGCTGACCTGGCAGGAACGCCGCATCGCCGAGCTGGCCGCGAGCGGGCTGACGAACAAGGAGATCGGCGGACGCATGCACCTGTCCCCGCGCACCGTCAGCTCCCATCTCTACCGCGTCTTCCCGAAATTGGGCGTCACCACGCGTGCCGCGCTGCGCGACGCTCTGGGCAAGGTCGGCGACGGCGGCGACGCGTGA
- a CDS encoding DUF308 domain-containing protein has protein sequence MNTKSSGTSSLLKLYLGRGVLAVAWAAVFASAHDPIDALAITLLVVYPLMDAASSLIDLRALPDGSERRLTLFNGVLSTLAAVGVGLAGAGGVAAVLHVFGAWAVVSGAAQILVGLRRRGPELGTQWPMLIAGGLSFLVGIFYNIQALGDDASLDVLSVYATGGGVFFIIQAGLLAWRARRRQTQTV, from the coding sequence ATGAACACGAAGTCATCCGGAACGTCATCCCTGCTCAAGCTGTACCTGGGCCGTGGAGTCCTGGCCGTGGCGTGGGCCGCGGTGTTCGCCTCCGCGCACGACCCCATCGATGCCCTGGCGATCACCCTGCTGGTCGTCTATCCGCTGATGGACGCGGCGTCGTCGCTGATCGACCTGCGTGCGCTCCCGGACGGATCGGAGCGTCGCCTGACGCTGTTCAACGGGGTGCTCAGCACTCTGGCCGCCGTCGGTGTCGGCCTGGCGGGGGCGGGCGGGGTGGCGGCGGTGCTGCACGTGTTCGGTGCCTGGGCCGTCGTCTCCGGTGCGGCGCAGATACTGGTCGGGCTGCGGCGGCGCGGCCCGGAGCTGGGCACGCAGTGGCCGATGCTGATCGCGGGCGGTCTGTCGTTCCTCGTGGGCATCTTCTACAACATCCAGGCCCTCGGGGACGACGCCTCGCTCGACGTGCTGTCGGTCTATGCCACCGGCGGCGGCGTCTTCTTCATCATCCAGGCCGGGCTGCTGGCCTGGCGTGCCCGCCGGCGGCAGACACAGACCGTCTGA
- a CDS encoding LLM class flavin-dependent oxidoreductase, with protein sequence MTERIRAQPEVLLAPLRDPVLPAKQSATLDRLSGGRFTLGLGVGAREDDFQCWSDDIQQIDRLADLLA encoded by the coding sequence GTGACCGAGCGCATCCGTGCGCAGCCGGAGGTGCTGCTCGCGCCCCTGCGCGATCCGGTGCTGCCGGCGAAGCAGAGCGCGACACTCGACCGGTTGTCCGGTGGCCGCTTCACCCTCGGCCTCGGGGTCGGCGCGCGGGAGGACGATTTCCAGTGCTGGTCCGACGACATCCAGCAGATCGACCGCCTGGCGGACCTCCTGGCGTGA
- a CDS encoding alpha/beta hydrolase — protein MNPTPVVFIHGAWLHASSWDSWNERFSSFGFAVCAPGWPGEHATVGEARRHPETFHELGLDALTDHYARIVRSFDTPPVVVGHSVGGLIAQHLLGADAGRAAVAIAPVPVDHATSPAPGEPWPVSMDAGRFRRLFANAVTEQESAELFERHVVPGPRRLLAELGHGGAVRHPRAVVDHGNTGRGPLLLISGQEDRLVPDHVTRAAYKLYSDSTATSGLKQFPDRAHSLVVDSGWRAVADHVLVWLAERGVRADPSKW, from the coding sequence GTGAACCCCACTCCCGTCGTCTTCATCCATGGCGCGTGGCTCCACGCGTCGTCGTGGGATTCATGGAACGAGCGCTTCTCCAGTTTCGGTTTCGCCGTCTGCGCGCCGGGCTGGCCGGGAGAGCACGCCACGGTGGGCGAGGCCCGACGGCACCCCGAGACGTTCCATGAGCTGGGGCTCGACGCGCTCACGGATCACTACGCGCGCATCGTCCGGTCCTTCGACACCCCGCCCGTGGTCGTCGGCCACTCGGTGGGCGGGCTCATCGCGCAGCACCTCCTCGGCGCGGACGCGGGCCGTGCCGCGGTCGCCATCGCCCCCGTCCCGGTCGACCACGCGACCTCCCCGGCGCCTGGGGAGCCGTGGCCGGTGTCGATGGACGCCGGGAGGTTCCGGCGGCTGTTCGCCAACGCGGTCACCGAGCAGGAGTCGGCCGAGCTGTTCGAGCGTCACGTCGTTCCCGGGCCGCGCCGGCTGCTGGCCGAGCTGGGACACGGCGGTGCCGTACGGCACCCGCGGGCGGTCGTGGACCACGGCAACACCGGCCGCGGCCCGCTGCTGCTGATCTCGGGGCAGGAGGACCGGCTGGTGCCCGATCACGTCACCCGGGCCGCGTACAAGTTGTACAGCGACTCGACGGCCACCAGCGGCCTCAAGCAGTTCCCGGACCGGGCCCATTCGCTGGTCGTCGACAGCGGCTGGCGGGCGGTCGCCGACCACGTGCTGGTCTGGCTCGCCGAGCGAGGGGTACGCGCCGACCCGTCGAAGTGGTGA
- a CDS encoding alpha/beta fold hydrolase → MINRRTFGKTLGLATGAAVASLAGVHAFPAASATRRGAAPTLPAVTPGTHTSFASLKQVRAGLLDIGYAEAGPAHGPAVICLHGWPYDIHSFVDVAPLLAAQGYRVIVPYLRGHGTTRFLSSKTFRNAQQSAIALDIIALMDALKIDKAVLAGFDWGSRTADIIAALWPQRCKALVSVSGYLITNLEANLEPLPPKAEHAWWYQYYFATERGRKAMEDSAKRHDLTRLIWDTVSPTWDFDDATFERTSAAFENPDYAAIVIHNYRWRLSLADGERRYDGLEKRLAARPTIKVPTITLDAERDPFTAPPGDGSSYRNMFTGAYGHRTLAGIGHDVPQEAPTAFAQAVVDVDHF, encoded by the coding sequence ATGATCAACAGGCGCACCTTCGGCAAGACCCTCGGTCTGGCCACCGGCGCGGCAGTCGCCTCGCTGGCGGGCGTGCATGCCTTCCCGGCCGCCTCCGCCACCAGGCGTGGGGCGGCCCCGACGTTGCCGGCGGTCACGCCCGGCACGCACACGTCCTTCGCCTCGCTGAAGCAGGTCAGGGCCGGGCTGCTGGACATCGGCTACGCCGAGGCGGGCCCGGCCCACGGGCCCGCGGTCATCTGCCTGCACGGCTGGCCGTACGACATCCACAGCTTCGTCGACGTCGCCCCGCTGCTGGCGGCGCAGGGCTACCGGGTGATCGTTCCCTACCTGCGCGGTCACGGCACGACGCGGTTCCTGTCCTCGAAGACGTTCCGCAACGCCCAGCAGTCGGCGATCGCACTCGACATCATCGCCCTGATGGACGCCCTGAAGATCGACAAAGCCGTGCTCGCCGGCTTCGACTGGGGGTCGAGGACCGCCGACATCATCGCGGCCCTGTGGCCGCAGCGGTGCAAGGCCCTGGTGTCGGTGAGCGGCTACCTCATCACGAACCTCGAGGCCAACCTCGAGCCGCTGCCGCCGAAGGCCGAACACGCCTGGTGGTACCAGTACTACTTCGCCACCGAGCGGGGCAGGAAGGCCATGGAGGACTCGGCCAAACGCCACGACCTGACCCGGCTTATCTGGGACACCGTCTCCCCGACGTGGGACTTCGACGACGCCACCTTCGAGCGCACGTCCGCGGCCTTCGAGAACCCCGACTACGCCGCCATCGTGATCCACAACTACCGGTGGCGGCTGAGCCTGGCCGACGGGGAGCGCCGTTACGACGGTCTGGAGAAGCGGCTCGCCGCACGGCCGACCATCAAGGTGCCGACCATCACCCTGGACGCCGAGCGCGACCCCTTCACGGCGCCGCCGGGCGACGGCTCGTCGTACCGGAACATGTTCACCGGCGCCTACGGACACCGCACCCTGGCGGGCATCGGCCACGACGTGCCGCAGGAAGCGCCCACGGCCTTCGCGCAGGCCGTCGTCGACGTGGACCACTTCTGA